One window from the genome of Streptomyces sp. NBC_00287 encodes:
- a CDS encoding glycosyltransferase family 2 protein: MSQEYTTPVPDLEASEVPEPGAVTIVVPTFNESANIRQLLHQITESVPTRLPCEVVFVDDSTDDTPEVIKEAAKDCPFPVAVIHRDEPVGGLGGAVVEGLKAATSDWIVVMDGDCQHPPSLVPELVATGERANAGLVVASRYIKGGSRAGLAGSYRVAVSRGATWLTKSLFPRRLHGISDPMSGFFAIRRQAVTADVLKPLGYKILLELAVRSRPRQVAEVPFVFQDRFAGESKSTAQEGLRFLRHLVGLRTASPAARMIGFGLIGASGFVPNLLALWILTGFGMHYLPAEIVANQFGVAWNFLLIEHLLFRDRRLHRRWWDRAGRFALLANADLVLRIPLIALFVSEFGMGALSATALALVTTFVLRFAATEALVYLPRRTSGGEPHRSRTARSTA; this comes from the coding sequence ACGCCCGTACCGGATCTGGAGGCCTCCGAGGTCCCCGAGCCCGGCGCGGTCACGATCGTCGTGCCGACCTTCAACGAGTCGGCGAACATCCGCCAACTGCTGCACCAGATCACCGAGTCGGTGCCGACCCGGCTGCCCTGTGAGGTCGTCTTCGTGGACGACTCCACCGACGACACCCCCGAGGTGATCAAGGAGGCGGCCAAGGACTGCCCGTTCCCGGTGGCCGTCATCCACCGGGACGAGCCGGTCGGCGGGCTCGGCGGCGCTGTCGTGGAGGGGCTGAAGGCGGCCACCTCGGACTGGATCGTCGTGATGGACGGCGACTGTCAGCATCCGCCGTCCCTGGTCCCGGAGTTGGTGGCCACCGGCGAGCGGGCGAACGCCGGACTCGTCGTCGCCTCCCGGTACATCAAGGGCGGCAGCAGGGCCGGGCTCGCGGGCAGTTACCGGGTCGCGGTGTCGCGTGGCGCGACCTGGCTGACCAAGTCCCTCTTCCCGCGGCGGCTGCACGGCATCAGCGACCCGATGAGCGGCTTCTTCGCGATCCGCCGCCAGGCCGTCACCGCCGACGTCCTCAAGCCCCTCGGCTACAAGATCCTCCTCGAACTCGCCGTCCGCAGCCGCCCGCGTCAGGTCGCCGAGGTGCCGTTCGTCTTCCAGGACCGGTTCGCGGGCGAGTCCAAGTCGACCGCCCAGGAGGGCCTGCGCTTTCTGCGCCATCTGGTCGGCCTGCGCACCGCGTCCCCGGCCGCCCGCATGATCGGCTTCGGTCTGATCGGCGCCTCCGGGTTCGTCCCGAACCTGCTCGCCCTGTGGATCCTCACCGGATTCGGCATGCACTATCTGCCCGCCGAGATCGTCGCCAACCAGTTCGGCGTGGCCTGGAACTTCCTGCTCATCGAACACCTGCTGTTCCGTGACCGACGGCTGCACCGGCGCTGGTGGGACCGCGCCGGACGGTTCGCGCTGCTCGCCAACGCCGATCTGGTGCTGCGCATCCCGCTGATCGCGCTGTTCGTCAGCGAGTTCGGGATGGGTGCCCTGTCCGCGACCGCGCTCGCCCTGGTCACCACGTTCGTCCTGCGCTTCGCCGCCACCGAGGCGCTGGTCTACCTGCCCCGCAGAACGTCCGGCGGGGAGCCGCACAGGAGCCGCACAGCAAGGAGCACCGCATGA
- a CDS encoding galactose oxidase-like domain-containing protein — MRHRRRTALFAVGALTAGLLLITPHPASAANLIKNPGFETAGTGDMPFCWSKSGWGDNDFSYETVADAHSGSKAMKVTLTRRVEGDRKALITESADCAPVVTPGKQYDLGLWYKTTTPDANLTLFRHDTTAGWQYWTDLKTLDLAGDWTEATVRTPEVPAGTDRISWGVSVYGTGSATTDDYTMDQVPDVTPPPDCTGTAEECANGRWDVLPVQNPVRSMHSVVLHNGKVLLIAGSGNSEEMFEAGTFTSAVYDPANGSYKIVPTPKDMFCAGHVQLQDGRVLVMSGNKGYPSADGTIGYQGYKDSYIFDPETETYTKTNDMNDGHWYPSATILGNGDVISFGGLKEDSTGSVTAEVFSQAEQKWLELWKVNQTWSYWGLYPSMILMQDGRLFYSGSHVFGNNIPGTGSAIYDYGANSVTQVPGLQNKDERDQSASVLLPPAQDQKVLTLGGGNIDSNPDANRLTDIIDLKQPNPSYVAGPPIPQGTVDLGNGPVAQTGGQGKMYVSAVLLPDGKVLETGGALHNRANPVYETSIFDPATETFDEVAADPEARGYHSSAFLLPDGRVMTTGDNPGNGSWNHNVSIYTPPYLLKGARPTITSVIDTEWNYGDTQRITVDRPIAKAELIRPAAVTHSSDPNQRFVDLPLSVDGNNIDLNVTSNPNLAPPGWYMLFAVDANGVPSVAKWVHLQGPTALKSTDASAHVHSFADDLSGMVTGPGKKRAAQKVSPTVAGCDRHYGSANVCVPTAFPKEVKKTTAARCAWLKANDYGRLKVNGKDDPLRLDRNGDGTACGKKDLTRR; from the coding sequence ATGAGACACCGACGGAGAACGGCCCTGTTCGCGGTGGGCGCCCTCACCGCAGGCCTCCTCCTGATCACACCTCACCCCGCCTCCGCCGCCAACCTGATCAAGAACCCGGGCTTCGAGACCGCCGGCACCGGCGACATGCCGTTCTGCTGGTCCAAGTCCGGCTGGGGCGACAACGACTTCTCCTACGAGACCGTCGCCGACGCCCACTCCGGCTCGAAGGCCATGAAGGTCACGCTGACCCGCCGGGTCGAGGGCGACCGCAAGGCGCTGATCACCGAGTCCGCGGACTGCGCGCCGGTGGTGACGCCGGGCAAGCAGTACGACCTCGGCCTCTGGTACAAGACGACCACGCCGGACGCCAACCTCACGCTCTTCCGGCACGACACCACGGCCGGCTGGCAGTACTGGACCGACCTCAAGACGCTGGACCTGGCCGGGGACTGGACCGAGGCCACCGTCCGCACCCCCGAGGTCCCGGCCGGCACCGACCGGATCAGCTGGGGCGTCTCGGTGTACGGCACCGGCTCGGCGACCACCGACGACTACACGATGGACCAGGTCCCCGACGTCACGCCGCCGCCGGACTGCACGGGCACCGCCGAGGAGTGTGCGAACGGCCGCTGGGACGTGCTGCCGGTGCAGAACCCGGTGCGCTCGATGCACTCCGTCGTGCTGCACAACGGCAAGGTGCTGTTGATCGCGGGCTCCGGCAACAGCGAGGAGATGTTCGAGGCGGGCACCTTCACCTCCGCGGTGTACGACCCGGCCAACGGCTCCTACAAGATCGTCCCCACCCCGAAGGACATGTTCTGCGCCGGCCATGTCCAGCTCCAGGACGGGCGGGTGCTGGTGATGAGCGGCAACAAGGGCTATCCGTCGGCGGACGGCACGATCGGCTACCAGGGGTACAAGGACTCGTACATCTTCGACCCCGAGACCGAGACGTACACCAAGACCAACGACATGAACGACGGCCACTGGTACCCGTCGGCGACGATCCTCGGCAACGGTGACGTGATCTCCTTCGGCGGGCTGAAGGAGGACTCCACCGGGTCGGTGACGGCGGAGGTGTTCTCGCAGGCCGAGCAGAAGTGGCTCGAACTGTGGAAGGTCAACCAGACCTGGTCGTACTGGGGTCTGTACCCGTCGATGATCCTGATGCAGGACGGCCGCCTCTTCTACTCCGGCAGCCATGTCTTCGGCAACAACATCCCGGGCACCGGCTCCGCGATCTACGACTACGGCGCCAACTCCGTCACCCAGGTGCCGGGGCTGCAGAACAAGGACGAGCGGGACCAGTCGGCGAGCGTCCTGCTGCCTCCGGCGCAGGACCAGAAGGTGCTCACCCTGGGCGGTGGCAACATCGACTCCAACCCGGACGCCAACCGGCTGACCGACATCATCGACCTCAAGCAGCCGAACCCGTCGTACGTGGCCGGGCCGCCGATCCCGCAGGGCACGGTCGACCTCGGCAACGGGCCCGTGGCGCAGACCGGCGGCCAGGGCAAGATGTACGTCTCCGCCGTACTGCTGCCCGACGGCAAGGTGCTGGAGACGGGCGGCGCGCTGCACAACCGCGCCAACCCGGTCTACGAGACGTCGATCTTCGACCCGGCGACGGAGACCTTCGACGAGGTCGCCGCCGACCCCGAGGCCCGCGGCTACCACTCCTCGGCGTTCCTGCTCCCGGACGGCCGGGTGATGACCACCGGTGACAACCCGGGCAACGGCTCCTGGAACCACAACGTGTCGATCTACACCCCGCCCTATCTCCTCAAGGGCGCGCGTCCGACGATCACTTCGGTGATCGACACGGAGTGGAACTACGGCGACACCCAGCGGATCACCGTCGACCGGCCCATCGCCAAGGCGGAGCTGATCCGCCCGGCGGCTGTGACGCACTCCTCGGACCCGAACCAGCGGTTCGTCGATCTGCCGCTGTCCGTCGACGGCAACAACATCGACCTGAACGTGACGAGCAACCCCAACCTGGCCCCGCCCGGCTGGTACATGCTCTTCGCGGTCGACGCCAACGGAGTCCCGTCGGTGGCCAAGTGGGTCCACCTGCAAGGCCCCACGGCCCTCAAGTCGACGGACGCCTCGGCCCACGTCCACTCCTTCGCGGACGACCTGTCCGGCATGGTCACGGGGCCGGGCAAGAAGCGCGCGGCGCAGAAGGTCAGCCCGACGGTCGCCGGCTGCGACCGGCATTACGGCTCGGCGAACGTCTGCGTCCCGACGGCCTTCCCCAAGGAGGTCAAGAAGACGACGGCGGCTCGCTGCGCTTGGCTGAAGGCAAACGACTACGGCCGACTGAAGGTGAACGGCAAGGACGACCCGCTGAGGCTGGACCGGAACGGGGACGGAACAGCCTGCGGCAAGAAGGATCTGACGAGGCGCTGA
- a CDS encoding Mut7-C RNAse domain-containing protein: protein MSAPEIHLEIAPELALFVPHGRRSGATPLVTDGVSSLGHVVESLGVPLTEVGALEVDGREVPVSYVAKAGDSVRVKAVERPQRVPGAPLRFLLDVHLGTLARRLRLLGVDTAYESTDIGDPALAARSAAEQRVMLSRDRGLLRRRELWAGAYVYSTRPEDQLRDVLERFRPELHPWTRCTACNGLLKEATKEEVADQLQGGTQRSYDVFAQCQECGRAYWKGAHHEQLVAIVERAIALRSERS, encoded by the coding sequence GTGAGCGCACCGGAGATCCACCTCGAAATCGCCCCCGAGCTGGCCCTGTTCGTCCCGCACGGACGCCGGTCGGGCGCCACCCCCCTCGTCACCGACGGAGTCTCCTCCCTCGGCCATGTCGTGGAGTCCCTCGGCGTGCCGCTCACCGAGGTCGGGGCGCTGGAGGTGGACGGCCGCGAGGTGCCGGTGTCCTACGTCGCCAAGGCGGGCGACTCGGTCCGGGTGAAGGCGGTCGAGCGCCCCCAGCGGGTGCCGGGCGCCCCCCTGCGCTTCCTCCTCGACGTCCATCTGGGCACGCTCGCCCGGCGCCTTCGCCTGCTCGGCGTGGACACGGCCTACGAGTCGACGGACATCGGCGACCCGGCCCTCGCCGCGCGCTCAGCCGCCGAGCAGCGGGTGATGCTCAGCCGCGACCGGGGCCTGCTGCGGCGCCGCGAACTGTGGGCCGGCGCGTATGTGTACAGCACCCGCCCCGAGGACCAACTCCGGGACGTCCTGGAGCGGTTCCGCCCCGAGCTGCATCCGTGGACCCGCTGCACCGCCTGCAACGGCCTGCTGAAAGAGGCCACGAAGGAGGAGGTCGCGGACCAGCTCCAGGGCGGGACGCAGCGGTCGTACGACGTGTTCGCGCAGTGCCAGGAGTGCGGACGGGCGTACTGGAAGGGCGCGCACCACGAGCAGCTGGTAGCCATCGTGGAACGCGCGATTGCGCTCCGCTCCGAGCGCAGTTGA
- a CDS encoding TetR/AcrR family transcriptional regulator, translating to MTAARTSSADLSQLGLRERKKIKTRTAIRAATYALIREQGYDATTVEQIAERAEVSPSTVFRYFPTKEDIVLTDEFDPLLLDEIRARPADEPWMDTLRHVMTKAIGLALEEDAEVLRLRSHLMVQVPTVRSRMLESMSVTGRMLSEAVAERTGRDRESLEVRVFTMSLIGGLAEITMYWAEHEFRDDLHDLLHRALDVIEHGLPTEKP from the coding sequence ATGACGGCCGCACGCACCTCCTCCGCCGACCTCTCCCAGCTGGGACTCCGTGAGCGGAAGAAGATCAAGACCCGGACGGCGATCCGTGCCGCGACCTATGCGCTGATCCGGGAGCAGGGCTACGACGCCACCACCGTCGAGCAGATCGCCGAGCGCGCCGAGGTGTCGCCGTCCACCGTCTTCCGGTACTTCCCGACGAAGGAGGACATCGTCCTCACGGACGAGTTCGACCCGCTCCTGCTCGACGAGATCCGCGCGCGGCCCGCCGACGAGCCGTGGATGGACACCCTGCGGCATGTGATGACGAAGGCCATCGGCCTCGCTCTCGAAGAGGATGCCGAGGTCCTGCGGCTGCGGTCGCATCTGATGGTCCAGGTGCCCACGGTGCGGTCTCGGATGCTGGAGTCCATGTCGGTCACCGGCCGGATGCTCAGCGAGGCCGTCGCCGAGCGCACCGGCCGGGACCGGGAGAGCCTGGAGGTCCGCGTCTTCACGATGTCCCTGATCGGCGGCCTCGCGGAGATCACCATGTACTGGGCGGAGCACGAATTCCGCGACGACCTCCACGACCTCCTGCACCGCGCCCTGGACGTCATCGAGCACGGCCTTCCCACCGAAAAGCCCTGA
- a CDS encoding DHA2 family efflux MFS transporter permease subunit, translated as MDTVTPDPRRWWALGALVASMLTLGFDMTILNVALPTMAADLGATTGEQQWMADAYVVVFAALMLPAGLLGDRFGRRLMLIAGLGIFLAGSVVGALAGDVNTVIAARAVMGVGAALVTPLALSVLPSLFGPDERTKAVGVMSAASALGLPLGPIIGGWLLDHFWWGSVFLVNVPMAALGIAACVFLLPETRDPASPKVDTVSTALTAAGLGVLVYAIIEAPVRGWGDPLVLVMLAGAAVLIAALVLRERRLTRPMLDMTLLAHRGFLFNTLAATLVMFVLSGLLFVLPPYLQAVLGNDALGTGVRLLPMMGGLLVAARTAQPVVARFGARAVVSAGLAVLSFAALLGSRTTVESGYGFTALWLSVAGLGFGLAVVPAMDAALGTLPADRAGSGSGLLMTLRQVGGAIGIALLGSLLAGVFRDRLDVTGLPAGAADTAGESVVAAHVVAERTGAEALVASANSAYVHGMGVVLLVCAVASLVASVLAAVFLADAKDTEELVPASADARQ; from the coding sequence ATGGACACTGTCACTCCAGACCCTCGTCGTTGGTGGGCCCTCGGCGCCCTGGTCGCGAGCATGCTCACGCTCGGCTTCGACATGACGATCCTCAACGTCGCGCTGCCGACGATGGCGGCCGACCTGGGCGCCACGACCGGCGAGCAGCAGTGGATGGCGGACGCGTACGTCGTCGTCTTCGCGGCGCTGATGCTCCCCGCCGGACTGCTCGGCGACCGGTTCGGGCGGCGGCTGATGCTGATCGCCGGGCTGGGGATCTTCCTGGCCGGTTCCGTCGTCGGCGCCCTCGCCGGGGACGTGAACACGGTGATCGCCGCCCGCGCGGTGATGGGCGTGGGCGCCGCGCTGGTCACCCCGCTCGCGCTGTCCGTGCTGCCCTCGCTGTTCGGCCCCGACGAGCGCACCAAGGCCGTCGGCGTCATGTCCGCCGCCTCCGCGCTCGGCCTGCCGCTCGGCCCCATCATCGGCGGCTGGCTCCTGGACCACTTCTGGTGGGGCTCGGTCTTCCTGGTGAATGTCCCGATGGCCGCGCTCGGCATCGCCGCCTGTGTGTTCCTGCTCCCGGAGACCCGGGACCCCGCCTCCCCCAAGGTCGACACCGTCTCCACCGCGCTCACCGCGGCCGGGCTCGGCGTCCTGGTCTACGCGATCATCGAGGCCCCGGTCCGGGGCTGGGGCGACCCGCTGGTGCTGGTGATGCTCGCCGGTGCGGCCGTACTGATCGCCGCCCTGGTGCTGCGCGAGCGGCGCCTGACGCGCCCGATGCTCGACATGACGCTGCTCGCCCATCGCGGTTTCCTCTTCAACACCCTCGCCGCGACCCTGGTGATGTTCGTCCTGTCGGGACTGCTGTTCGTGCTCCCGCCCTACCTCCAGGCCGTCCTCGGCAACGACGCCCTCGGCACCGGAGTCAGGCTGCTGCCGATGATGGGCGGCCTGCTGGTCGCGGCACGCACGGCTCAGCCGGTCGTCGCCCGGTTCGGGGCGCGTGCGGTGGTGAGCGCGGGTCTCGCGGTGCTGTCCTTCGCCGCGCTCCTCGGCAGCCGTACGACCGTGGAGTCCGGCTACGGCTTCACCGCGCTGTGGCTCTCGGTCGCCGGGCTCGGCTTCGGTCTCGCGGTCGTCCCCGCCATGGACGCCGCCCTCGGCACCCTGCCCGCCGACCGGGCCGGCTCCGGATCCGGGCTGCTGATGACGCTGCGCCAGGTCGGCGGCGCGATCGGCATCGCCCTGCTCGGCAGTCTGCTCGCCGGGGTCTTCCGGGACCGGCTCGACGTCACCGGGCTGCCCGCCGGGGCCGCCGACACCGCCGGGGAGTCCGTGGTCGCCGCCCATGTCGTCGCCGAACGGACGGGCGCGGAAGCTCTGGTGGCCTCCGCGAACAGCGCCTATGTGCACGGCATGGGTGTCGTCCTGCTGGTGTGCGCGGTCGCGTCCCTGGTGGCGTCCGTGCTGGCCGCGGTGTTCCTGGCCGACGCCAAGGACACCGAGGAGTTGGTCCCCGCCTCGGCCGATGCCCGACAATGA
- the trhA gene encoding PAQR family membrane homeostasis protein TrhA, translating to MTASVPDANTDLSASGRGPVALSLPHPVKPKLRGWLHLGMFPAVLIAGLVLTALADSSRGRLACGIYVLTACLLFGVSALYHRGNWSPRMDGILRRLDHANIFLIIAGTYTPLTMLLLPEAKGQWLLWGIWAAAAAGIVFRVFWVGAPRWLYTPCYIAMGWAAVFFLPDFMRTGGIAVLVLVIVGGVLYSAGGVVYGIKRPNPSPHWFGFHEVFHSLTLAAFVAHYVGISLVAYQHA from the coding sequence ATGACTGCGTCCGTCCCCGACGCGAACACGGACCTGTCGGCCTCCGGCCGCGGTCCCGTCGCGCTCTCCCTGCCGCATCCGGTCAAGCCCAAGCTCCGGGGCTGGCTGCATCTCGGCATGTTTCCGGCCGTACTCATCGCGGGCCTGGTGCTGACCGCGCTCGCCGACTCCTCCAGAGGCCGCCTGGCCTGCGGGATCTATGTCCTTACGGCCTGCCTGCTGTTCGGCGTGAGCGCGCTGTACCACCGGGGCAACTGGAGCCCGCGGATGGACGGCATCCTGCGCCGGCTGGACCACGCCAATATCTTCCTGATCATCGCGGGCACCTACACCCCGCTGACGATGCTGCTGCTGCCGGAAGCCAAGGGGCAGTGGCTGCTGTGGGGGATCTGGGCGGCGGCGGCCGCGGGGATCGTCTTCCGGGTCTTCTGGGTCGGCGCCCCGCGCTGGCTCTACACGCCCTGCTACATCGCGATGGGCTGGGCGGCCGTCTTCTTCCTGCCCGACTTCATGCGCACGGGCGGGATCGCGGTACTGGTCCTGGTGATCGTCGGAGGCGTGCTGTACAGCGCGGGCGGCGTGGTCTACGGCATCAAGCGCCCGAACCCGTCACCGCACTGGTTCGGCTTCCACGAGGTCTTCCACTCCCTCACGCTGGCGGCCTTCGTCGCGCACTACGTCGGGATCTCGCTGGTGGCGTACCAGCACGCGTGA